One Trichosurus vulpecula isolate mTriVul1 chromosome 7, mTriVul1.pri, whole genome shotgun sequence genomic region harbors:
- the NRAS gene encoding GTPase NRas, translating into MTEYKLVVVGAGGVGKSALTIQLIQNHFVDEYDPTIEDSYRKQVVIDGETCLLDILDTAGQEEYSAMRDQYMRTGEGFLCVFAINNSKSFADINLYREQIKRVKDSDDVPMVLVGNKCDLPTRTVDTKQAHELAKSYGIPFIETSAKTRQGVEDAFYTLVREIRQYRMKKLNSSDDGAQGCLGLSCAVM; encoded by the exons ATGACCGAGTACAAACTGGTGGTGGTCGGAGCTGGCGGTGTGGGGAAAAGCGCCTTGACCATCCAGCTCATCCAGAACCACTTCGTAGACGAGTATGATCCCACGATAGAG GACTCGTATCGAAAGCAAGTGGTTATTGATGGTGAGACCTGTTTGTTGGACATACTCGACACAGCTGGACAAGAAGAGTACAGTGCCATGAGAGACCAGTATATGAGGACGGGTGAAggctttctctgtgtctttgccatCAACAATAGCAAGTCGTTTGCAGATATTAACCTTTACAG GGAACAAATTAAACGAGTGAAAGACTCAGATGATGTACCTATGGTGCTGGTGGGAAATAAGTGTGATTTGCCGACAAGGACAGTTGACACAAAACAGGCTCATGAACTAGCCAAGAGCTATGGAATTCCTTTCATTGAAACCTCAGCCAAGACCAGACAG GGTGTTGAAGATGCTTTTTACACACTGGTAAGAGAAATACGGCAGTACCGCATGAAAAAACTCAACAGCAGCGACGACGGGGCTCAAGGCTGTCTGGGTctttcatgtgcagtcatgtaa